In Carassius gibelio isolate Cgi1373 ecotype wild population from Czech Republic chromosome B20, carGib1.2-hapl.c, whole genome shotgun sequence, the following are encoded in one genomic region:
- the tdrd15 gene encoding tudor domain-containing protein 15 yields MERAKEESKLPAPCVLWPVELKLTHIDCSPEDTLVHFQGQYMTICELDYNILQVEIQNAVKSKVFVKVGELCLVEDAVSGRWFRGRVQNIQKDLFHVFLLDHGDVLSVGPSHLSCISDTLLMLPPKIVCGFFANILPVQNRWDRLTASYFSSLIGSQIKGYIHARLPYHVLLLEVPDINCDLLKLSLGRHVDTSTFLLLVEMLIGEPIPQSNESVPDLLIENQMGQECCLKSSSLLGFEEFLSLNGPKLKVGQKVRVVVAAAVNPGLFYCRLSSMSKDLQEMSNKLALACESDCGSLNSKPLENLGLLCAVKGKDEKWHRGFVQCLPLNSQVQVVFVDSGYCESVKVENILQLPSEFLSTPIMAFPCSLSSLEEQEETIKDQQLELLKTGLLGKALEVEIDDFQKDQNFYLVTLSTAEKHSEEQAEVKPLESEVFGSKSNFVQNVLEKMYATETKAVQTSDTVPSQAIPDGSLFEGYVVHVQSPKHFWIRTKEQNPDFESMTEGIKDYFNKLQLNEEIFENPVPGELCCAMFEKDMHYYRALIVDTLKEGAEVFFIDFGNTEKVPSMLLKKLPVKFAIQPEFALKCALAHVAPIEDIWTTTASDFFRQVTTDKTLMVHVIHRKNGKYVVDLFERGAESNTSIATIMTTAKMALDWRYNPALASIKMEPSCKDKGNGLSKKKNRKDCHVVTFHKFTSSRPNPYHVKQKYEQQNDAERCTASETTKPKVVPADTFKPIHFKPGSELSVIISHITSPSDFWCQNESTKVDLDKLMEEMQAFYQTHTIPFKSPAVCCAVKSPKDDRWHRACMLEEKYNKLFLMLVDFGIIIQENMQNIQALAPQFFKLHEQAFRCTLNLTEPVGGSSWSAEACNLFRDFVSEGSPHICRIHSHLYEQGKGLLYVVTIHAPIQQATTYLVEKGVAEEMQTQKQLISSIQPRSFVYSSFNISSGSEELVYVTQVSSPWEIYFQLDKNTEIVDALMERVAEESHVMTATYGDCSSNVCLAKYICDGKWYRALTHPVQSHQHVSVFFVDYGDLQLSEKTNVMPIPATAVDLLMTPMQALRCSLSNVPEGEHLPEVKTWLETEILNKSFRAKFVSRDGNGHFVCDLYDGNVHVNEKVKELMSTQGLEEHDSAVSIPDSHEVDVDISNTKVNSKARGRGKIKQVDNQTPKPTKSPIAERKGQIKAKRQDTPCSLKVVPPHQSLPKLCDLPAVKMEPGSKGVCFISHCNSVRSFFVQMEDDEPNILQMGEELNSTVFKDNMKNVETEVKVGDLVVAEYEEDLALYRAVVTSASNCGHLAVEFIDYGNTATVDRKNVHMLTNMFLSQPRLSTPCTLAKPYSFEKNDSFMKEVVGKPLMVEFIRKLGNSWEVRIEIVEDGHVHGESKYDGDQSKDVDLRSQDKFPKAFQSNNQAGSYIHKAEAVKTFQQQTMPNTQQRRCELENRLTVATEQIKKAVTFLPTRKRTRTRKRKFHFQPPCATRISVVKNSNMLLKNETSKSPFSVDLQDVKDNESVKSPDKSLDHPRFQDMSSESSCDRPQTLFQAPVQMNFEYKGFAAAVTTPSEFYVVLEDLLLIVDTVSAILENLPEELAPLPEVHFVPGASCLVKSAEKKKWCRAEIVQCESTSVLMNLVDYGQYVVLSRQDVGQLKKLPEELSRLPKFTYHCLLRGVKPKGQDWSDDAIVFFQNCMCHSNLQIRFRQHASETQWEVDVVTGKQNLAKELVDADHAVYIDNMLGIRFQQEQGPNRESKRDISSSVDVLSMTTEHTSEAECSQPLFSKDQKSSQDSVGEQNTYPMKSSEDLGPVERAMLGTSGIKHCELM; encoded by the exons ATGGAGAG GGCAAAAGAGGAGTCAAAGCTCCCGGCTCCATGTGTTTTGTGGCCTGTAGAGCTGAAGCTGACACACATTGACTGCAGCCCTGAGGACACACTGGTACACTTTCAGGGCCAATATATGACCATCTGTGAACTGGACTACAACATTCTCCAAGTTGAAATTCAAAATGCTGTGAAATCAAAAGTTTTTGTTAAAGTTGGAGAACTTTGTTTGGTAGAAGATGCTGTGTCTGGTCGCTGGTTCAGAGGAAGAGTCCAAAACATCCAGAAGGATTTGTTCCATGTGTTTTTGCTGGACCACGGAGATGTTTTGAGTGTTGGGCCTAGCCATTTGTCCTGTATATCTGACACACTGCTTATGCTCCCACCAAAGATTGTCTGCGGTTTCTTTGCCAACATACTGCCAGTCCAGAACCGATGGGACCGTTTGACAGCGAGTTATTTCTCTTCCTTGATAGGCAGTCAGATTAAAGGATATATCCATGCCCGTCTGCCGTACCATGTCCTCTTACTTGAAGTTCCAGACATTAATTGTGACTTGTTAAAACTGAGTCTTGGGAGACATGTGGACACTAGTACATTTCTGCTACTAGTTGAGATGCTTATTGGGGAACCTATTCCACAAAGCAATGAATCTGTCCCAGATCTCTTGATTGAAAACCAAATGGGGCAAGAATGTTGCCTCAAATCCTCAAGCCTGCTGGGCTTTGAAGAGTTTCTGTCACTTAATGGCCCAAAGCTGAAAGTTGGTCAAAAAGTAAGAGTTGTCGTGGCTGCAGCCGTGAACCCTGGATTATTCTACTGTCGACTGTCATCCATGAGCAAGGACCTACAAGAAATGTCAAACAAATTGGCACTTGCATGTGAATCAGACTGTGGTTCCCTAAACAGTAAACCTCTTGAAAATCTCGGCTTGCTCTGTGCAGTCAAAGGGAAAGATGAAAAATGGCACAGAGGATTTGTGCAATGTCTCCCTCTCAACTCTCAGGTCCAAGTTGTGTTTGTCGACAGTGGCTATTGTGAATCGGTGAAAGTTGAAAACATCCTTCAGCTACCATCAGAATTCCTCTCAACACCGATCATGGCATTCCCATGTTCACTTTCAAGCTTGGAAGAACAAGAAGAGACCATTAAAGACCAACAACTAGAGCTTCTCAAGACTGGGTTGCTGGGAAAGGCATTGGAGGTTGAAATCGATGACTTTCAGAAAGATCAGAATTTCTACTTGGTTACATTGAGCACCGCTGAGAAGCACTCAGAGGAGCAAGCTGAAGTTAAACCGCTTGAAAGTGAAGTTTTTGGCAGCAAGTCCAATTTTGTCCAAAATGTACTTGAAAAGATGTATGCAACAGAGACGAAAGCAGTCCAGACTTCTGATACAGTTCCTAGTCAAGCAATACCTGACGGTTCTCTTTTTGAGGGTTATGTGGTACATGTCCAGAGTCCAAAACATTTCTGGATTAGGACAAAAGAACAAAATCCTGATTTTGAAAGCATGACTGAAGGAATCAAAGATTACTTCAACAAACTACAGTTGAATGAGGAGATTTTTGAAAACCCAGTCCCTGGTGAACTTTGCTGTGCAATGTTTGAAAAAGACATGCATTACTACAGGGCCCTTATAGTAGATACTTTGAAAGAAGGAGCTGAAGTGTTTTTCATTGACTTCGGAAACACTGAAAAGGTGCCAAGCATGTTACTTAAGAAGCTTCCCGTAAAGTTTGCCATTCAACCAGAATTTGCACTGAAATGTGCTTTAGCACATGTCGCTCCCATTGAGGACATCTGGACAACCACAGCATCCGACTTCTTTAGGCAAGTCACAACAGACAAAACTTTGATGGTTCACGTGATTCACAGGAAAAATGGCAAATATGTTGTTGATCTTTTTGAGAGAGGAGCTGAAAGTAATACTAGCATTGCAACCATCATGACAACAGCAAAAATGGCCCTGGATTGGAGATACAACCCAGCTTTGGCATCTATTAAAATGGAGCCGTCATGTAAAGATAAGGGAAATGGCCTgagcaagaaaaaaaatagaaaggaCTGTCATGTGGTGACCTTTCACAAATTCACATCTTCTAGGCCCAATCCATATCATGTGAAACAAAAGTACGAACAACAGAATGATGCTGAAAGATGTACTGCCAGTGAGACAACTAAACCGAAGGTTGTTCCTGCGGACACTTTCAAACCGATACATTTCAAACCTGGATCTGAATTAAGTGTCATTATCTCACACATAACTTCTCCATCTGATTTTTGGTGCCAAAATGAAAGCACAAAAGTTGATCTGGACAAATTGATGGAAGAGATGCAGGCGTTttaccaaacacacacaattCCATTCAAGTCGCCTGCAGTATGCTGTGCTGTAAAGTCTCCAAAGGACGACCGATGGCACAGAGCATGCATGTTAGAAGAAAAATACAACAAACTGTTTTTGATGTTGGTTGACTTTGGCATAATTATCCaagaaaatatgcaaaatatccAAGCTCTTGCACCACAGTTCTTTAAACTTCATGAACAAGCATTTCGATGCACTTTGAACTTGACTGAACCTGTTGGAGGAAGCTCTTGGAGTGCCGAGGCATGCAATTTGTTTAGGGATTTTGTGTCTGAGGGTTCGCCCCATATATGCAGAATTCATTCCCACCTTTATGAGCAAGGAAAAGGTCTCCTCTATGTGGTCACTATTCATGCACCTATTCAGCAGGCCACCACTTACCTTGTAGAGAAAGGCGTTGCAGaggaaatgcaaactcagaagcAGCTAATCTCATCAATCCAGCCTCGCTCCTTTGTTTACTCTTCTTTCAACATAAGTTCTGGAAGCGAAGAACTGGTGTATGTTACTCAAGTTTCCAGTCCTTGGGAAATCTATTTCCAGCTTGACAAGAATACAGAGATCGTTGATGCGCTGATGGAGAGAGTTGCCGAAGAAAGTCACGTCATGACTGCGACATATGGGGACTGCAGTAGTAATGTTTGCCTTGCCAAATATATCTGTGACGGCAAATGGTACAGGGCTCTGACGCATCCTGTTCAATCCCATCAGCATGTGAGTGTGTTCTTTGTTGATTATGGTGATCTGCAACTTTCTGAGAAAACAAATGTTATGCCGATTCCCGCAACTGCAGTTGACTTACTGATGACACCAATGCAGGCACTGAGATGCAGTCTTTCGAATGTTCCAGAGGGGGAACATTTGCCCGAAGTCAAAACATGGCTCGAGACTGAAATCCTCAACAAATCCTTCCGTGCCAAGTTTGTTTCAAGGGACGGAAATGGACATTTCGTTTGTGATCTTTATGATGGAAATGTGCATGTCAATGAAAAAGTCAAAGAACTCATGTCAACTCAGGGTCTGGAAGAACATGATTCGGCTGTGAGCATACCTGATTCCCATGAAGTGGATGTTGACATTTCAAACACTAAAGTGAACTCCAAAGCAAGGGGACGTGGTAAAATCAAACAGGTTGATAACCAAACTCCAAAACCCACAAAATCTCCTATAGCAGAACGCAAAggacaaataaaagcaaaaaggcAGGACACGCCCTGCTCTCTTAAAGTGGTGCCACCTCATCAGAGCTTACCAAAACTTTGTGATCTTCCTGCTGTCAAAATGGAACCAGGTTCTAAAGGCGTGTGCTTTATCTCTCATTGCAATTCTGTCAGAAGCTTCTTTGTCCAAATGGAAGATGATGAACCAAACATCCTTCAGATGGGTGAGGAACTGAACAGCACTGTCTTCAAGGACAACATGAAAAATGTAGAAACAGAAGTAAAAGTAGGGGACCTCGTTGTGGCGGAGTATGAAGAAGACTTGGCTTTGTACAGAGCTGTTGTCACCAGCGCATCAAACTGTGGCCACTTAGCTGTCGAGTTTATTGATTACGGCAATACTGCAACTGTAGACAGGAAGAATGTTCACATGCTAACCAATATGTTTTTGTCCCAGCCCAGATTGAGCACTCCATGCACACTTGCGAAACCTTACTCTTTtgaaaaaaatgactcttttatGAAGGAAGTAGTTGGTAAACCTTTAATGGTTGAGTTCATTAGAAAGCTTGGAAATTCATGGGAAGTGAGGATCGAGATTGTTGAGGATGGTCATGTGCATGGGGAATCAAAGTATGATGGTGATCAAAGCAAAGATGTAGATTTGAGAAGTCAAGACAAATTTCCAAAAGCCTTCCAGAGCAACAACCAAGCAGGCTCTTACATCCACAAGGCTGAAGCAGTAAAAACCTTCCAGCAACAGACCATGCCAAACACACAACAACGCAGATGTGAACTTGAAAACCGTCTGACAGTCGCAACAGAACAAATAAAGAAAGCGGTCACTTTCTTACCGACAAGAAAAAGAACAAGAACAAGAAAGAGAAAGTTTCACTTCCAACCTCCATGTGCAACAAGAATTTCAGTGGTTAAAAATTCAAATATGTTGCTAAAAAATGAAACCTCTAAGTCACCATTTAGCGTTGATCTGCAAGATGTGAAAGACAATGAGTCAGTGAAAAGTCCTGATAAGTCCCTTGACCATCCTCGCTTCCAAGACATGTCTTCAGAGAGCAGCTGTGATCGCCCACAGACTCTATTCCAGGCCCCTGTCCAAATGAACTTTGAATATAAAGGATTTGCGGCAGCCGTCACAACCCCATCTGAATTTTACGTCGTTCTTGAAGACCTGCTTTTGATTGTAGATACAGTCTCTGCCATTCTTGAGAACCTTCCTGAAGAGTTGGCACCATTACCAGAGGTTCATTTTGTTCCTGGTGCGAGCTGTTTGGTGAAATCGGCAGAGAAGAAAAAATGGTGCAGGGCAGAGATCGTGCAGTGTGAGTCGACATCGGTGCTCATGAACTTGGTTGACTATGGCCAGTATGTTGTTCTGTCTCGGCAGGATGTTGGCCAGCTAAAAAAACTTCCAGAGGAGCTCAGTAGATTACCTAAATTCACCTACCATTGTTTACTGAGGGGAGTTAAGCCCAAAGGCCAGGACTGGTCTGATGATGCCATCGTTTTCTTCCAGAACTGTATGTGTCATAGCAACCTTCAGATACGTTTCAGACAGCATGCTTCGGAGACGCAGTGGGAGGTCGACGTTGTCACTGGAAAACAAAATCTTGCAAAAGAGTTAGTAGATGCTGATCATGCTGTGTATATCGATAATATGCTTGGAATCAGGTTTCAGCAAGAGCAAGGACCAAACAGGGAATCTAAACGAGACATCTCCAGCAGTGTGGATGTTTTATCCATGACAACTGAGCACACAAGCGAAGCCGAATGTTCTCAGCCACTCTTTTCAAAGGATCAGAAGTCATCTCAAGATTCTGTTGGGGAGCAAAATACATACCCTATGAAGAGCAGTGAAGATCTCGGACCTGTAGAGAGGGCAATGCTTGGTACATCAGGTATCAAACACT GTGAGCTGATGTGA
- the rfx6 gene encoding DNA-binding protein RFX6 isoform X1 yields the protein MPMKRNIGSPLKNDTFHHRQASQTKRACKNADDLHATILVDQDNLGKNMFFKARLDEEEDSGIKSEADESNGSISSEEDLGHLDYSKTFSVKQTVPKKSISQIIKDKKKQTQLTLQWLEENYIVCEGVCLPRCILYAHYLDFCRKEKLDPACAATFGKTIRQKFPLLTTRRLGTRGHSKYHYYGIGIKESSAYYHSVYSGKGLTRFSGSKLKNEGGFTRKYSLSSKTGTLLPEFPSAQHLVLQESVSKDKVDTLIMMYKTHCQCILDNAINVNFEEIQNFLLHFWQGMPEHLLPLLENPVIVDIFCVCDSILYKVLTDVLIPATMQDMPESLLADIRNFAKHWEHWMVSSLENLPEILSEKKLPIARQFVSSLKRQTSFLHLAQIARPALFDQNVVTSMVNDIDKVDLNSIGSQALLSVTNDQDSDFYSEYDSISVFQELKDLLRKNATVESFIEWLDSVVEQKVIKPSKQNGRSVKKRAQDFLLKWSFFGARVMHNLTLNNATSFGSFHLIRMLLDEYILLAIETQFNNDKEQDLQNLLEKYMRSADASKATFTASPSSCFLANRNKSGVASSDSTVKDENPPEHDFLSLTAAQQGPGTSSVVYHSTDPDNFTISGQMDYLQNSAPLMTPPISPAMINRSSVINQGPMAVRPQSSCPIQPQMSCQSFSDSMYQSLHNASSGSYPSSSYYQPAFRAQTHTPTSAYQARAEYAPFSGHQLTKDCFSSSCTVSPYSSRAAATAYAASGDPVMDTEGVQLLDSVYSFGGSAASGDGCSGPVCSSGHNGYYSSSGYVDTQRMGTFIDQHVSVISSVSSIRAVSAYAEVHDPLNILDDTSRKTARPYYTDLSEMGTHTAGSSIARSCSVSTPCMYGTPAPYHSQNALLPLQGTTEIREMVSSLPPINTVFMGSTGGLS from the exons ATGCCAATGAAAAGAAATATAGGGAGCCCATTGAAGAATGACACGTTTCATCATCGACAAGCGTCGCAAACAAAGAGAGCTTGCAAAAATGCAGATGACCTCCACGCTACAATTCTTGTTGACCAAGACAATCTCgggaaaaacatgtttttcaaagCCAGGCTTGATGAGGAGGAGGATTCTGGCATTAAATCAG AAGCTGATGAAAGTAATGGAAGCATTTCCTCTGAAGAGGACCTGGGCCACCTGGATTATTCGAAGACATTTTCTGTCAAACAAACTGTGCCAAAGAAAAGCATCAGTCAGATCATCAAGGACAAGAAGAAACAGACTCAACTTACTTTACAATG gcTTGAGGAAAATTACATCGTTTGCGAAGGTGTTTGTCTGCCACGGTGCATCCTCTACGCTCATTATTTAGACTTTTGTCGGAAGGAGAAATTGGATCCTGCTTGTGCTGCCACGTTTGGGAAG ACCATAAGGCAGAAATTTCCTCTGCTTACAACAAGAAGGCTTGGAACCAGAGGCCATTCGAA ATATCATTATTATGGTATTGGAATCAAGGAGAGCAGTGCGTATTATCACTCTGTGTACTCTGGAAAAGGTTTGACACG ATTCTCTGGAAGCAAGCTAAAAAATGAG GGAGGATTCACCAGAAAATACTCTCTTAGTTCTAAAACAGGAACACTTTTACCTGAATTCCCGAGTGCACAGCATTTAGTGCTTCAGGAGTCTGTTTCAAAAGATAAG gtcGACACATTGATTATGATGTACAAAACCCACTGTCAGTGCATTCTGGACAATGCCATTAATGTCAACTTTGAGGAG ATCCAGAACTTTCTACTTCACTTCTGGCAAGGAATGCCTGAACATCTCCTGCCACTGCTAGAGAATCCGGTTATCGTGGACATCTTCTGTGTGTGTGACTCTATACTCTACAAA GTTTTGACTGATGTCCTCATCCCTGCTACAATGCAGGATATGCCAGAGAG TCTTTTGGCAGATATTCGAAATTTTGCCAAGCACTGGGAACACTGGATGGTGTCTTCCTTAGAGAATCTTCCGGAAATCCTCTCGGAAAAGAAACTGCCGATAGCGCGACAATTTGTGTCTTCCTTAAAGAGACAGACCTCCTTTTTACATCTTGCACAG ATTGCAAGACCTGCACTTTTTGACCAGAACGTAGTGACTTCTATGGTGAATGACATTGATAAGGTGGATCTGAACAGTATTGGTTCTCAGGCACTCCTTTCAGTTACAAATGACCAAGATTCCGACTTCTACTCTGAAT ATGACTCAATTTCAGTCTTTCAAGAGTTGAAAGACCTCCTGAGGAAAAACGCCACGGTAGAGTCTTTCATTGAATGGCTGGACTCGGTGGTCGAGCAGAAAGTTATTAAG CCCAGCAAACAAAATGGTCGGTCAGTGAAGAAGCGAGCTCAAGATTTCCTTCTGAAGTGGAGTTTTTTTGGAGCACGAGTGATGCACAATCTCACCCTAAACAACGCTACTAGCTTTG GCTCGTTCCATCTCATTCGGATGCTTTTGGATGAGTACATCCTGCTAGCCATTGAAACTCAATTCAACAATGACAAAGAGCAAGACCTTCAGAATCTACTGGAGAAATACATGAGGAGTGCAG atgcTAGTAAGGCTACTTTTACCGCCTCCCCAAGTTCCTGTTTCTTGGCCAATCGGAATAAATCAGGTGTGGCGTCCAGTGATTCGACTGTCAAGGATGAGAACCCACCGGAACATGACTTCCTGTCTCTCACAGCTGCACAGCAGGGGCCCGGGACCAGTTCTGTTGTGTACCATAGTACCGATCCAGACAACTTCACTATATCTG GTCAAATGGATTACTTGCAGAACAGTGCCCCCCTGATGACCCCTCCGATCTCTCCTGCCATGATCAACCGCAGCAGCGTGATCAACCAGGGCCCGATGGCTGTGAGGCCACAGAGCAGCTGCCCCATCCAGCCCCAAATGTCCTGCCAGAGCTTCTCCGACAGCATGTACCAGAGTCTGCACAATGCTAGTTCAGGCTCCTATCCCAGCTCGTCTTACTACCAGCCTGCGTTCAGAGCTCAGACTCACACTCCAACATCAGCCTATCAGGCTCGTGCTGAATACGCACCCTTCTCTGGACACCAGCTGACCAAAGACTGCTTCAGCAGCAGCTGCACCGTGTCTCCCTACAGCTCGAGGGCTGCAGCCACTGCATACGCAGCCTCTGGTGACCCTGTGATGGATACTGAGGGCGTACAGCTGCTGGACTCAGTCTACAGCTTTGGAGGAAGTGCTGCCAGTGGAGATGGATGTTCAGGTCCAGTTTGCAGCTCTGGGCACAATG GATATTACAGCAGCAGCGGGTATGTGGACACTCAGAGGATGGGCACGTTTATCGATCAGCATGTGTCCGTTATCAGCAGCGTGAGCAGCATTCGCGCCGTTTCGGCCTATGCTGAAGTACACGACCCTCTCAACATCCTGGACGACACGAGCAGGAAGACAGCAAGACCCTACTACACGGACCTGTCCGAAAtgggcacacacacagcag GATCCAGCATTGCTCGTTCCTGCTCCGTCTCGACACCCTGCATGTATGGAACTCCTGCTCCTTATcactcccagaatgcactgctgcCTCTCCAGGGGACCACCGAGATCAGAGAAATGGTGTCGTCTCTGCCCCCCATTAACACTGTGTTCATGGGGTCAACTGGAGGGCTGTCTTGA
- the rfx6 gene encoding DNA-binding protein RFX6 isoform X2: MFFKARLDEEEDSGIKSEADESNGSISSEEDLGHLDYSKTFSVKQTVPKKSISQIIKDKKKQTQLTLQWLEENYIVCEGVCLPRCILYAHYLDFCRKEKLDPACAATFGKTIRQKFPLLTTRRLGTRGHSKYHYYGIGIKESSAYYHSVYSGKGLTRFSGSKLKNEGGFTRKYSLSSKTGTLLPEFPSAQHLVLQESVSKDKVDTLIMMYKTHCQCILDNAINVNFEEIQNFLLHFWQGMPEHLLPLLENPVIVDIFCVCDSILYKVLTDVLIPATMQDMPESLLADIRNFAKHWEHWMVSSLENLPEILSEKKLPIARQFVSSLKRQTSFLHLAQIARPALFDQNVVTSMVNDIDKVDLNSIGSQALLSVTNDQDSDFYSEYDSISVFQELKDLLRKNATVESFIEWLDSVVEQKVIKPSKQNGRSVKKRAQDFLLKWSFFGARVMHNLTLNNATSFGSFHLIRMLLDEYILLAIETQFNNDKEQDLQNLLEKYMRSADASKATFTASPSSCFLANRNKSGVASSDSTVKDENPPEHDFLSLTAAQQGPGTSSVVYHSTDPDNFTISGQMDYLQNSAPLMTPPISPAMINRSSVINQGPMAVRPQSSCPIQPQMSCQSFSDSMYQSLHNASSGSYPSSSYYQPAFRAQTHTPTSAYQARAEYAPFSGHQLTKDCFSSSCTVSPYSSRAAATAYAASGDPVMDTEGVQLLDSVYSFGGSAASGDGCSGPVCSSGHNGYYSSSGYVDTQRMGTFIDQHVSVISSVSSIRAVSAYAEVHDPLNILDDTSRKTARPYYTDLSEMGTHTAGSSIARSCSVSTPCMYGTPAPYHSQNALLPLQGTTEIREMVSSLPPINTVFMGSTGGLS, encoded by the exons atgtttttcaaagCCAGGCTTGATGAGGAGGAGGATTCTGGCATTAAATCAG AAGCTGATGAAAGTAATGGAAGCATTTCCTCTGAAGAGGACCTGGGCCACCTGGATTATTCGAAGACATTTTCTGTCAAACAAACTGTGCCAAAGAAAAGCATCAGTCAGATCATCAAGGACAAGAAGAAACAGACTCAACTTACTTTACAATG gcTTGAGGAAAATTACATCGTTTGCGAAGGTGTTTGTCTGCCACGGTGCATCCTCTACGCTCATTATTTAGACTTTTGTCGGAAGGAGAAATTGGATCCTGCTTGTGCTGCCACGTTTGGGAAG ACCATAAGGCAGAAATTTCCTCTGCTTACAACAAGAAGGCTTGGAACCAGAGGCCATTCGAA ATATCATTATTATGGTATTGGAATCAAGGAGAGCAGTGCGTATTATCACTCTGTGTACTCTGGAAAAGGTTTGACACG ATTCTCTGGAAGCAAGCTAAAAAATGAG GGAGGATTCACCAGAAAATACTCTCTTAGTTCTAAAACAGGAACACTTTTACCTGAATTCCCGAGTGCACAGCATTTAGTGCTTCAGGAGTCTGTTTCAAAAGATAAG gtcGACACATTGATTATGATGTACAAAACCCACTGTCAGTGCATTCTGGACAATGCCATTAATGTCAACTTTGAGGAG ATCCAGAACTTTCTACTTCACTTCTGGCAAGGAATGCCTGAACATCTCCTGCCACTGCTAGAGAATCCGGTTATCGTGGACATCTTCTGTGTGTGTGACTCTATACTCTACAAA GTTTTGACTGATGTCCTCATCCCTGCTACAATGCAGGATATGCCAGAGAG TCTTTTGGCAGATATTCGAAATTTTGCCAAGCACTGGGAACACTGGATGGTGTCTTCCTTAGAGAATCTTCCGGAAATCCTCTCGGAAAAGAAACTGCCGATAGCGCGACAATTTGTGTCTTCCTTAAAGAGACAGACCTCCTTTTTACATCTTGCACAG ATTGCAAGACCTGCACTTTTTGACCAGAACGTAGTGACTTCTATGGTGAATGACATTGATAAGGTGGATCTGAACAGTATTGGTTCTCAGGCACTCCTTTCAGTTACAAATGACCAAGATTCCGACTTCTACTCTGAAT ATGACTCAATTTCAGTCTTTCAAGAGTTGAAAGACCTCCTGAGGAAAAACGCCACGGTAGAGTCTTTCATTGAATGGCTGGACTCGGTGGTCGAGCAGAAAGTTATTAAG CCCAGCAAACAAAATGGTCGGTCAGTGAAGAAGCGAGCTCAAGATTTCCTTCTGAAGTGGAGTTTTTTTGGAGCACGAGTGATGCACAATCTCACCCTAAACAACGCTACTAGCTTTG GCTCGTTCCATCTCATTCGGATGCTTTTGGATGAGTACATCCTGCTAGCCATTGAAACTCAATTCAACAATGACAAAGAGCAAGACCTTCAGAATCTACTGGAGAAATACATGAGGAGTGCAG atgcTAGTAAGGCTACTTTTACCGCCTCCCCAAGTTCCTGTTTCTTGGCCAATCGGAATAAATCAGGTGTGGCGTCCAGTGATTCGACTGTCAAGGATGAGAACCCACCGGAACATGACTTCCTGTCTCTCACAGCTGCACAGCAGGGGCCCGGGACCAGTTCTGTTGTGTACCATAGTACCGATCCAGACAACTTCACTATATCTG GTCAAATGGATTACTTGCAGAACAGTGCCCCCCTGATGACCCCTCCGATCTCTCCTGCCATGATCAACCGCAGCAGCGTGATCAACCAGGGCCCGATGGCTGTGAGGCCACAGAGCAGCTGCCCCATCCAGCCCCAAATGTCCTGCCAGAGCTTCTCCGACAGCATGTACCAGAGTCTGCACAATGCTAGTTCAGGCTCCTATCCCAGCTCGTCTTACTACCAGCCTGCGTTCAGAGCTCAGACTCACACTCCAACATCAGCCTATCAGGCTCGTGCTGAATACGCACCCTTCTCTGGACACCAGCTGACCAAAGACTGCTTCAGCAGCAGCTGCACCGTGTCTCCCTACAGCTCGAGGGCTGCAGCCACTGCATACGCAGCCTCTGGTGACCCTGTGATGGATACTGAGGGCGTACAGCTGCTGGACTCAGTCTACAGCTTTGGAGGAAGTGCTGCCAGTGGAGATGGATGTTCAGGTCCAGTTTGCAGCTCTGGGCACAATG GATATTACAGCAGCAGCGGGTATGTGGACACTCAGAGGATGGGCACGTTTATCGATCAGCATGTGTCCGTTATCAGCAGCGTGAGCAGCATTCGCGCCGTTTCGGCCTATGCTGAAGTACACGACCCTCTCAACATCCTGGACGACACGAGCAGGAAGACAGCAAGACCCTACTACACGGACCTGTCCGAAAtgggcacacacacagcag GATCCAGCATTGCTCGTTCCTGCTCCGTCTCGACACCCTGCATGTATGGAACTCCTGCTCCTTATcactcccagaatgcactgctgcCTCTCCAGGGGACCACCGAGATCAGAGAAATGGTGTCGTCTCTGCCCCCCATTAACACTGTGTTCATGGGGTCAACTGGAGGGCTGTCTTGA